A genome region from Phosphitispora fastidiosa includes the following:
- a CDS encoding GNAT family N-acetyltransferase, with the protein MYKFHELRNRESGYFGIIKKYCREMFHCSARDIDSLVSKLLLGDTEKIKAHVLYTECLGELAGFVIFYYYPKNRVGFIDALVILENYRNQGIGSQLYWRMVDFLKDRYPECTGHILELCQEKDHYLKRKAFFLKLGCIPLDLDFFPLDPVIVQSSIQLLYHPYRLNLNYSLETMESIFMEMATDLLH; encoded by the coding sequence ATGTATAAATTCCACGAGCTGCGAAACCGGGAATCCGGGTATTTTGGCATTATCAAAAAATATTGCCGGGAAATGTTTCATTGTTCGGCCAGAGACATTGATTCACTGGTTAGCAAACTGCTGCTGGGTGATACCGAAAAAATCAAAGCACATGTGTTATACACTGAATGCCTCGGCGAATTGGCCGGATTTGTAATCTTTTATTATTACCCTAAAAACAGAGTAGGCTTTATTGATGCTCTGGTAATTCTGGAGAATTACCGCAATCAGGGGATAGGTTCGCAGTTATATTGGCGGATGGTGGATTTTTTAAAGGACCGTTATCCGGAGTGTACCGGTCATATCCTGGAACTCTGCCAGGAGAAGGACCATTATTTAAAAAGAAAGGCATTTTTTCTGAAGCTGGGCTGTATTCCGCTGGACCTGGATTTTTTCCCTCTTGACCCGGTCATCGTTCAATCGAGTATCCAGCTCCTTTACCATCCTTACAGGTTAAACCTTAACTATTCACTGGAAACAATGGAAAGTATTTTTATGGAAATGGCCACAGACCTGCTGCACTGA
- a CDS encoding DUF3866 family protein, with amino-acid sequence MIRIRQGKVTEIVERKRGVTEIRVAIPIEGENQGENQGENQGENQGEIARAINYDFMTGPVQIGDSVSLNTTAVHKKLGSGGQHFVMANFSVKTKDIDEIGHIMKLRYTPMQVKCFSVEEELNPARPKIEDFKSMKKTPVIVGTLHSMLAPAAAGVKAASRGRLRVAYVMTDGAALPLQMSKTVAELIDKGLIDATVSVGHAFGGDFEAVNIYTGLIAAKQAARADVIIVTMGPGIVGTGTKYGFTGIEQGEIINAVNILEGRAIAIPRISFVDPRERHTGLSHHSITVLSKIAITPCVVPIPVMDPIKEDYVNKQLLKAGISFDHEVITEDGSSALRFLIEKDIVVTTMGRTMSQDREFFLAAGAAGVLATRYVVF; translated from the coding sequence TTGATTAGAATCCGCCAGGGGAAGGTAACCGAAATTGTCGAACGCAAGCGGGGAGTTACCGAAATAAGAGTTGCAATTCCAATTGAAGGAGAAAACCAGGGGGAAAACCAGGGGGAAAACCAGGGAGAAAACCAAGGGGAAATCGCCAGGGCGATTAACTATGATTTTATGACAGGACCTGTGCAGATAGGGGACTCAGTTTCGCTGAATACAACTGCTGTCCACAAAAAGCTGGGCAGTGGCGGGCAGCATTTTGTAATGGCAAATTTCAGCGTGAAGACAAAAGACATTGATGAAATTGGCCATATCATGAAACTGCGCTACACCCCGATGCAGGTGAAGTGTTTTAGTGTGGAAGAGGAGCTTAATCCCGCAAGACCCAAGATTGAAGATTTCAAGTCAATGAAAAAAACGCCGGTTATTGTGGGGACACTCCACAGTATGCTGGCTCCGGCAGCGGCTGGGGTTAAGGCGGCAAGCCGGGGCCGGCTCCGGGTGGCGTATGTGATGACAGATGGGGCAGCCCTGCCGCTGCAGATGAGCAAAACAGTGGCGGAACTAATAGATAAGGGGCTTATTGATGCTACCGTAAGTGTGGGACATGCCTTTGGCGGTGATTTTGAAGCAGTAAATATTTATACCGGGCTGATTGCGGCCAAACAGGCTGCCCGGGCAGATGTTATTATCGTTACCATGGGTCCCGGGATAGTAGGCACAGGCACTAAATATGGTTTTACGGGTATTGAGCAGGGGGAAATAATTAATGCGGTCAATATTCTGGAAGGCAGGGCGATTGCCATTCCCAGGATAAGTTTTGTTGACCCCAGGGAACGGCATACCGGTTTAAGTCATCATTCGATTACGGTGTTAAGTAAAATTGCCATAACCCCGTGTGTTGTCCCCATACCGGTCATGGACCCAATTAAGGAAGACTACGTAAACAAGCAATTATTAAAAGCAGGGATTTCCTTTGACCATGAGGTAATTACCGAAGATGGCAGCTCGGCGCTGAGATTCCTGATTGAAAAGGATATTGTGGTGACAACTATGGGAAGGACCATGAGCCAGGACCGGGAATTTTTCCTGGCTGCAGGGGCGGCCGGAGTCCTGGCTACCAGATATGTGGTTTTTTAG
- a CDS encoding thiamine pyrophosphate-dependent enzyme, producing MAVKKVFTRPASMTDRIMHFCPGCTHGIIQRLVAEVIDELGIRENTIAVGPVGCAVFCYDYWDVDFQQASHGRAPAVATGVKRVHPDKVVFSLQGDGDIAAIGTTEIVHAAARGEQISCLFVNNSIYGMTGGQMAPTTIVGQKTTTTPEGRDSSRAGYPVKLTEMLAVLDGVTYSARVSVHNPANVIKAKKVIKKAFEIQIKGEGFAIVEILSTCPTNWGLSPVASIKWLEENVLPYFPIGEFKTPGEVSR from the coding sequence ATGGCAGTTAAAAAAGTGTTTACCAGACCTGCCTCAATGACTGACAGGATAATGCATTTCTGTCCGGGATGCACCCATGGCATTATCCAGCGCCTGGTGGCTGAGGTGATTGATGAATTAGGTATCAGGGAAAATACTATTGCCGTAGGTCCTGTGGGGTGTGCTGTTTTCTGCTATGACTACTGGGATGTTGATTTTCAGCAGGCTTCACACGGGCGGGCGCCGGCAGTAGCCACCGGAGTCAAAAGAGTACACCCGGATAAGGTTGTCTTTTCCCTGCAGGGTGATGGTGATATTGCGGCTATCGGGACTACTGAAATTGTACACGCTGCTGCCAGGGGAGAGCAGATCAGTTGTCTCTTTGTAAACAACAGCATTTATGGGATGACTGGGGGGCAGATGGCCCCTACAACAATAGTAGGGCAGAAGACTACAACAACTCCTGAAGGCAGAGACAGCAGCAGAGCCGGTTATCCGGTGAAACTTACCGAAATGCTGGCAGTGCTTGACGGGGTGACATATTCTGCAAGGGTATCAGTACACAACCCGGCTAATGTTATTAAGGCAAAAAAGGTGATAAAAAAGGCATTTGAGATTCAAATTAAAGGAGAAGGCTTTGCCATTGTGGAAATCCTCTCGACCTGTCCGACTAACTGGGGACTGTCACCTGTCGCTTCTATAAAGTGGCTGGAAGAGAATGTACTGCCATATTTCCCCATTGGAGAATTCAAAACACCCGGGGAGGTGAGCAGGTAA
- a CDS encoding GNAT family N-acetyltransferase, with translation MQFAVEKDKGVLEQVDNLLYEVLWKPRGMPNVRHQFDKGEAEIIFTAREGNNVVGAFVVIIYKDKTAELRHAAVLPEYQGQKAGKGLWNEALKYIKAEGINSIYVYARNTAIGFWEKTGFRAETDWLDHEAFAGSGIRFKIMFFDIK, from the coding sequence TTGCAGTTCGCTGTGGAAAAAGATAAAGGTGTACTTGAACAGGTGGATAATCTGCTTTATGAAGTGCTGTGGAAACCGCGCGGGATGCCTAATGTCCGCCATCAGTTCGACAAGGGAGAGGCTGAGATTATTTTTACGGCGCGGGAAGGCAACAACGTAGTTGGCGCTTTTGTGGTGATTATTTATAAAGACAAAACTGCTGAGTTAAGGCATGCTGCTGTTCTTCCGGAGTACCAGGGACAAAAAGCGGGCAAAGGCCTATGGAATGAAGCGCTTAAATATATTAAGGCTGAAGGAATTAACTCAATATATGTCTATGCCCGCAATACCGCCATTGGATTTTGGGAAAAGACAGGATTTCGGGCTGAAACCGACTGGCTTGACCATGAAGCCTTTGCCGGTAGTGGAATCAGATTCAAAATAATGTTTTTTGATATAAAGTAA
- the acsA gene encoding acetate--CoA ligase: MVDYQVLLPSQGKHNMENYDKFAESFTWESVEKEFSWYTTGKLNIAYEAIDRQVEERGRGKETAILYCDRDKEIKVTFAQLQEQSNKFANLLLKLGISKGDRVFIFMPRTPELLITFAGIVKIGAIAGPLFEAFMEDAVRDRLADSEAVAIVTTPALKNRIPRSGLTNLRHVIVIGSDEKDLMSGEICYEKEMAEASDKLTPVWVDRDDPMFLLYTSGSTGKPKGVLHTHNIMLGQLFTLKYVHDLREDDVFWCTADPGWITGVSYSVWGPWLLGKATIIRGGRFSADEWYGTIEKYGVTVWYSAPTAFRMLMAADEELVKKHNLSSLRHITSVGEPLNPEVIMWAMKVFGVRIHETWFMTETGVNMICCYPCMDIRVGSMCKPIPGVEAAIIDDDGNILPPMRMGNLALKKGWPGMMKEIWRNPEKYNEYFKYDPWYVSGDSAYMDEDGYFWFQGRVDDVIKTSGERVGPFEVESKLVEHPAVAEAGVIGKPDQVRGNIIKAFISLREGFAWSPELAEEIRNFVKTELAAHAAPREIEVRDKLPKTRSGKIMRRVLKAEEMGLPTGDLSTLED; this comes from the coding sequence ATGGTGGATTATCAAGTACTGCTGCCGTCACAGGGTAAACACAATATGGAAAATTATGATAAGTTTGCCGAATCATTTACCTGGGAGAGTGTGGAGAAGGAGTTTAGCTGGTATACAACCGGGAAACTAAACATTGCCTATGAAGCAATTGACCGGCAGGTGGAGGAAAGAGGAAGGGGGAAGGAAACGGCAATACTGTATTGTGACAGAGATAAGGAAATAAAAGTCACCTTTGCCCAGCTGCAGGAGCAATCCAACAAATTCGCCAATCTGCTGCTGAAACTGGGAATAAGCAAAGGCGACCGGGTATTTATCTTTATGCCCAGAACGCCGGAACTGCTGATAACTTTTGCCGGTATCGTGAAAATTGGGGCTATTGCCGGACCGCTTTTTGAAGCCTTTATGGAAGATGCGGTTCGTGACCGGCTGGCAGACAGTGAAGCGGTGGCGATCGTTACAACTCCGGCGTTGAAAAACCGGATTCCCCGAAGCGGCTTAACCAACCTCAGACATGTAATTGTTATTGGATCTGATGAAAAGGACCTGATGTCAGGTGAAATATGTTATGAGAAGGAAATGGCGGAAGCCTCAGATAAATTAACTCCGGTGTGGGTGGATCGAGATGACCCGATGTTTCTTCTTTATACTTCAGGGTCTACCGGGAAACCCAAAGGTGTCCTGCATACACATAATATCATGCTGGGACAATTGTTTACCCTGAAATATGTACATGACCTTCGTGAAGACGATGTTTTCTGGTGTACTGCCGACCCGGGGTGGATAACGGGTGTTTCCTATTCGGTATGGGGGCCTTGGCTATTAGGTAAGGCGACTATCATCAGAGGCGGACGTTTCAGCGCCGATGAGTGGTATGGTACTATTGAGAAGTACGGGGTAACAGTATGGTACAGCGCTCCCACTGCATTCAGAATGCTGATGGCAGCCGATGAAGAGCTGGTAAAAAAACACAATCTGTCCAGCTTAAGGCACATCACCAGTGTGGGAGAACCCTTAAACCCCGAGGTTATTATGTGGGCTATGAAGGTTTTCGGGGTCAGGATTCACGAAACATGGTTTATGACGGAAACCGGTGTAAATATGATTTGCTGCTACCCCTGTATGGATATCCGGGTAGGTTCCATGTGTAAGCCGATCCCCGGTGTGGAGGCCGCTATAATAGATGATGACGGCAATATCCTGCCACCTATGCGTATGGGAAACCTGGCCCTGAAAAAGGGGTGGCCGGGCATGATGAAAGAAATCTGGAGGAATCCGGAAAAATACAACGAATATTTCAAGTATGACCCCTGGTATGTTTCCGGCGATTCTGCCTATATGGATGAAGATGGATACTTCTGGTTCCAGGGCCGGGTAGATGATGTAATTAAGACCTCCGGGGAACGGGTGGGACCTTTTGAGGTGGAAAGCAAGCTGGTGGAACATCCGGCTGTGGCTGAAGCCGGGGTCATCGGCAAACCTGACCAGGTGCGGGGTAATATTATTAAGGCGTTTATTTCCCTGCGGGAGGGATTCGCCTGGTCACCTGAGCTTGCTGAGGAGATTAGAAATTTTGTGAAGACGGAATTGGCTGCACATGCGGCGCCAAGAGAAATTGAAGTCAGGGATAAATTGCCCAAGACCCGCAGCGGCAAAATCATGCGCCGGGTGCTGAAGGCTGAAGAAATGGGGCTGCCCACAGGCGACCTGTCAACCTTGGAGGATTAA
- a CDS encoding type II toxin-antitoxin system Phd/YefM family antitoxin, whose product MPQIIPIRDLKKTSELSELCRKAKEPVFITKNGYGDMVIMSMETYEKTMLMNDIYKKLDEAEQSIDKGEVMDGFESLRKTRKKYGL is encoded by the coding sequence ATGCCTCAAATTATTCCAATTAGGGACTTAAAGAAAACCAGTGAACTATCGGAATTGTGTCGTAAAGCGAAAGAACCTGTGTTTATAACGAAAAATGGCTATGGGGATATGGTTATCATGAGCATGGAGACCTATGAGAAAACTATGTTAATGAATGATATATACAAAAAGTTAGATGAAGCAGAGCAGTCTATTGATAAAGGTGAAGTAATGGATGGATTTGAATCTTTAAGAAAAACAAGAAAAAAATATGGCTTATAA
- a CDS encoding M20/M25/M40 family metallo-hydrolase, which yields MVNRDRILDEFIRLVKIDSPTMYEREIADYLKGRLIENGLEVYEDKAGDAIGTEWGNPAGNLIASLKGTVSEAPVILLCAHMDTVEPGRGVNPIVRDGAVYSDGTTVLGSDDKAGIAAILEAIQVLKEQGVPHGDIEVVFTVAEEGGLKGAKNLDHKRLRSQLAYVLDCDGAAGTIITRAPAQYRIKSSIIGKAAHAGISPEDGINAIYIASKAISQMQLGRIDNETTANIGVISGGKATNIIPDLVNIEGETRSIDTEKLERQTDRIVEILEATAREYGAQVTVEKDFLYPRLKLEVTDTAVLIAMEAAVAMGQKPVPVSTGGGSDANILNGYGIPTVNLGIGMSKVHSTEEFITIDNLVLNAQYLVEIIKNTAKRKA from the coding sequence ATGGTAAACAGAGACAGGATTTTGGATGAATTTATCAGGCTGGTGAAAATAGACTCACCTACCATGTACGAGAGGGAAATAGCCGATTACCTGAAGGGCAGACTGATCGAAAATGGACTTGAAGTTTATGAGGATAAGGCAGGAGATGCTATCGGCACTGAGTGGGGAAACCCGGCGGGAAACCTGATAGCATCTCTTAAAGGCACGGTTAGTGAGGCGCCGGTAATTCTCCTGTGCGCACATATGGACACCGTCGAGCCGGGGCGCGGCGTAAACCCCATTGTCAGGGACGGCGCTGTTTATTCGGACGGCACTACCGTGCTTGGCTCTGATGATAAGGCCGGCATAGCCGCTATCCTGGAAGCCATTCAGGTATTGAAAGAACAGGGTGTTCCTCACGGGGACATCGAAGTTGTATTTACAGTTGCCGAGGAAGGCGGATTGAAAGGCGCTAAAAACCTGGACCATAAGAGACTAAGGTCTCAGCTTGCCTATGTCCTTGACTGTGACGGCGCAGCCGGAACAATAATTACCAGAGCTCCTGCTCAGTACCGGATAAAATCAAGTATTATAGGAAAGGCGGCACATGCCGGAATAAGCCCTGAAGACGGTATCAATGCAATCTATATTGCCTCCAAAGCAATATCACAGATGCAGCTAGGCAGGATTGACAACGAAACTACTGCTAATATTGGCGTGATTTCAGGCGGGAAAGCTACCAACATCATTCCTGATTTGGTCAACATCGAAGGTGAGACCAGGAGTATTGATACGGAAAAACTGGAGAGACAAACAGACCGGATAGTTGAAATCCTGGAAGCAACAGCCAGAGAATATGGAGCACAGGTCACAGTTGAAAAAGATTTTTTATACCCCAGGCTTAAGCTCGAAGTAACAGATACCGCTGTTCTTATTGCCATGGAGGCTGCTGTGGCCATGGGCCAGAAGCCGGTCCCGGTAAGCACGGGAGGCGGCAGTGATGCCAATATTCTCAATGGGTATGGGATTCCTACAGTTAATTTGGGGATAGGGATGTCTAAAGTGCATTCGACCGAGGAATTTATCACCATCGACAATCTGGTGTTGAATGCACAATACCTTGTGGAGATTATCAAAAATACAGCCAAAAGAAAGGCATAA
- a CDS encoding 3-methyl-2-oxobutanoate dehydrogenase subunit VorB: MGKVLMKGNEAVAEAAVLGGCRCFFGYPITPQNEIPEYLAKRLPEVGGIFLQAESEISAINMVFGAAGSGARVMTSSSGPGISLKQEGISYIAGAELPCVIVNMVRGGPGLGNIGPAQSDYFQATKGGGHGDYRLIVLGPASVQELVDLTMEAFELADRYRNPVMILGDGILGQMMEPVEFKVKEIKSGPEKPWATTGAKGRTRNLITSLYIVPEDLEAHCRKLKAKYDGIAAVEKRHESYYAEDAEIVLAAYGTTARICKAVVDQAREDGIRAGLIRPVSLWPFPDEPYYRAADHAEAFLAVEMSNGQMVEDVRLSVNGKKPVHFLGRTGGIVPTKAEIYAEVKKIAAGGVR, translated from the coding sequence TTGGGTAAAGTACTGATGAAAGGAAATGAAGCAGTCGCAGAAGCAGCTGTCCTGGGCGGATGCAGGTGTTTCTTTGGTTACCCGATTACACCACAGAACGAGATTCCCGAATATCTGGCAAAGAGGCTGCCGGAAGTCGGGGGGATTTTTTTGCAGGCTGAAAGTGAAATATCGGCAATAAACATGGTATTTGGCGCCGCCGGCTCGGGAGCCCGGGTAATGACATCATCGTCAGGCCCCGGGATCAGCCTGAAGCAGGAAGGGATCTCCTATATTGCAGGAGCTGAGCTTCCCTGTGTAATCGTGAATATGGTCAGAGGAGGACCGGGGCTGGGCAATATCGGCCCTGCGCAGTCTGATTACTTCCAGGCCACCAAGGGAGGCGGTCATGGAGATTACAGGCTGATTGTGCTTGGACCGGCTTCAGTTCAGGAGCTTGTGGACCTGACCATGGAAGCCTTTGAACTGGCAGACCGTTACCGGAATCCGGTGATGATACTGGGGGATGGTATACTGGGCCAGATGATGGAACCGGTTGAATTTAAGGTTAAGGAAATTAAGAGTGGTCCCGAAAAGCCATGGGCTACCACCGGCGCCAAAGGCAGGACAAGAAATCTGATTACATCTCTGTATATAGTTCCAGAGGATCTTGAAGCACACTGCAGGAAGCTGAAGGCAAAGTATGACGGTATTGCAGCTGTAGAAAAAAGACATGAATCATATTATGCTGAAGATGCTGAAATAGTACTGGCCGCATATGGGACAACAGCGAGGATATGCAAGGCTGTTGTAGACCAGGCCCGGGAAGATGGTATCAGGGCAGGACTCATCAGGCCGGTGAGCCTGTGGCCTTTCCCTGACGAGCCGTATTACAGGGCTGCCGACCATGCCGAAGCCTTCCTGGCAGTTGAAATGAGCAATGGCCAGATGGTGGAAGATGTACGTCTTTCTGTAAATGGGAAGAAACCGGTCCATTTCCTGGGCAGAACAGGCGGGATAGTGCCAACAAAGGCCGAGATTTATGCTGAAGTAAAAAAAATAGCTGCAGGGGGTGTTCGCTGA
- a CDS encoding type II toxin-antitoxin system RelE/ParE family toxin, giving the protein MAYKLVISKEAHKDIDDIVHYIAVELANPTAAASFLDDVEKSYIEVVNNPRMYSRCQDARLGREGYRKIVIKNYLVLYRIDDEAKKVFIVRIIYGGRNYPEFI; this is encoded by the coding sequence ATGGCTTATAAACTTGTCATTTCAAAAGAGGCTCATAAGGATATTGATGATATTGTTCATTACATTGCTGTAGAACTTGCAAATCCCACAGCGGCCGCAAGTTTTCTTGACGATGTAGAGAAAAGTTACATCGAGGTTGTAAATAACCCACGCATGTATAGCCGATGCCAGGATGCTAGACTCGGTAGAGAAGGATATCGAAAAATTGTTATCAAGAATTATCTTGTACTATACCGTATTGATGATGAAGCAAAGAAGGTTTTTATTGTTAGAATAATTTACGGTGGCAGAAACTATCCTGAGTTTATTTAA
- a CDS encoding sigma-54 interaction domain-containing protein: MENALLEAIIRCTYDAITVVDEKGNGILINPAYTKITGLMENDVLNKSASVAVTEGESMHLKVLETQEPVHGVRLKMGPAKKEVVVDVAPVIVNGELRGSVGVIHDISEIKRLSEELADARDSIRHLQVKCSFKDILGVSDAMKAVLEQARRAADTSVTILIRGESGTGKELFAHAIHNASERRQGPFIRVNCASISPTLLESELFGYEPGAFTGSLRGGKKGYFEEADGGTLLLDEIGDLNMGLQVRLLRVLQEREIVRVGGTAPIPVNVRVLAATNADLEHKIDKNEFREDLYYRLNVLPILVPPLRQRRADIPLLAAHLIKKTAGDFGRKTPRISPEALQILFAYNWPGNVRELENAIGRAMISMTPVDEIILPTYLPPLGVNVPARRTELREVIGEVERMLILQGLAENQGNRTVTAKQMGISKRSLYNKLNKYGLI; this comes from the coding sequence ATGGAGAATGCGTTACTTGAGGCCATTATCCGCTGTACATATGATGCAATTACGGTAGTTGACGAAAAAGGGAACGGTATCCTGATTAACCCGGCTTATACCAAAATTACCGGCCTTATGGAAAATGATGTCCTCAATAAATCGGCGTCAGTTGCCGTTACTGAAGGGGAAAGTATGCATCTAAAGGTATTGGAGACACAAGAGCCTGTCCATGGTGTCAGGTTAAAAATGGGACCGGCCAAAAAGGAAGTTGTAGTTGATGTAGCCCCTGTTATCGTGAATGGAGAACTCCGGGGCAGTGTTGGGGTAATCCATGATATTTCAGAAATTAAACGACTGTCAGAAGAACTGGCTGATGCCAGGGACTCAATCAGGCACTTGCAGGTTAAGTGTTCCTTTAAGGATATTTTAGGTGTCAGTGACGCAATGAAGGCGGTACTTGAGCAGGCCCGCAGGGCTGCCGATACATCTGTAACCATCTTAATCAGGGGTGAAAGCGGCACCGGCAAGGAATTGTTTGCTCATGCGATTCACAATGCCAGTGAGCGGCGGCAGGGGCCATTTATCAGGGTAAACTGTGCGTCAATCAGCCCTACACTTTTGGAAAGCGAGTTGTTCGGATATGAGCCGGGAGCTTTTACCGGTTCATTAAGGGGCGGCAAGAAAGGTTATTTTGAAGAGGCCGATGGTGGTACACTACTGCTTGACGAAATTGGCGACCTCAATATGGGTCTGCAGGTCCGTTTGTTACGGGTGCTGCAGGAACGGGAAATTGTCCGGGTTGGCGGGACTGCACCCATTCCGGTTAATGTCCGGGTGCTGGCTGCTACCAATGCCGATCTGGAACACAAGATAGACAAAAATGAGTTCAGGGAAGATCTTTACTACAGGTTAAATGTGCTGCCTATTTTGGTGCCGCCTTTGCGACAGCGGCGGGCCGACATTCCTCTGCTGGCAGCTCATCTGATAAAAAAGACAGCCGGTGATTTTGGTCGGAAGACGCCACGGATATCGCCGGAGGCCCTGCAAATCCTGTTTGCTTACAACTGGCCGGGCAATGTCCGGGAACTGGAAAATGCCATCGGAAGGGCAATGATTTCGATGACACCGGTTGATGAAATTATCCTCCCGACATATTTGCCACCTCTGGGGGTTAACGTCCCTGCCAGGCGCACAGAACTCAGGGAGGTAATTGGTGAAGTGGAAAGAATGCTGATTCTCCAGGGACTTGCGGAGAATCAGGGTAACCGTACAGTTACCGCCAAACAGATGGGAATATCCAAAAGAAGCCTCTATAACAAGTTAAATAAATATGGCTTGATCTAA
- a CDS encoding 2-oxoacid:acceptor oxidoreductase family protein gives MLEELIIAGFGGQGVMSMGQLITYAGMIENKNVAWIPSYGPEMRGGTANCAVTVSDREISSPVVTEPSTVIIMNQPSLKKFLPLLKPGGLLLINSSLVTADIPRDDLRVLEIPSNELANEKLDNTRVANIIILGAYIEITKVVTIDSIVESLKKVLPERRHNLIPLNRQAMELGAEFAKQANI, from the coding sequence ATGCTCGAAGAGCTTATAATCGCCGGTTTCGGGGGTCAGGGTGTCATGTCGATGGGGCAGCTGATCACTTATGCCGGCATGATCGAAAACAAAAATGTAGCCTGGATACCCTCATATGGCCCGGAAATGCGCGGGGGAACAGCAAATTGTGCTGTTACCGTATCTGACCGGGAGATCAGTTCACCGGTAGTTACTGAACCCTCAACTGTCATTATAATGAACCAGCCTTCGCTGAAAAAATTCCTGCCGCTATTGAAACCGGGAGGTCTTCTGCTGATAAACAGTTCTCTGGTTACTGCAGATATCCCCCGTGATGACCTGAGAGTATTGGAAATACCGTCAAATGAACTGGCCAATGAAAAGCTTGATAACACCAGGGTGGCCAATATAATTATTCTTGGGGCCTATATCGAGATTACTAAAGTGGTTACAATTGACTCTATAGTTGAATCCCTGAAAAAAGTGCTGCCGGAACGCAGGCATAACCTGATTCCGTTAAACAGACAGGCCATGGAACTGGGGGCCGAATTCGCCAAACAGGCAAATATATAA
- a CDS encoding transcriptional regulator: MFFGSFRKKTVRELRKNQCLTARELAEKVKVDTAKILKIDNMKLKEVPEPLQSAITPVLQGDHIDKIPWL; the protein is encoded by the coding sequence GTGTTTTTCGGTTCATTTAGGAAGAAAACCGTCAGGGAACTAAGAAAAAACCAGTGTCTAACAGCCAGGGAGCTGGCGGAAAAGGTAAAAGTGGATACCGCAAAAATACTTAAGATAGATAATATGAAACTAAAGGAGGTCCCGGAACCGCTACAGTCGGCAATTACCCCGGTGCTGCAGGGGGATCATATTGATAAAATTCCCTGGCTGTAG